The following proteins come from a genomic window of Chloracidobacterium sp.:
- a CDS encoding UDP-N-acetylmuramate dehydrogenase, whose protein sequence is MEIQENVSLAPFTTLGVGGPAKYFVEAETETALVSALSFAKERELSVFILGGGSNVLVADEGFDGIVIHIRIDRSEFRQTAAAYPNESDRTNSIRTIRAGAGENWDDFVRSCVENDLAGVECLSGIPGYIGGTPVQNVGAYGQEVSETIVEVHCVDRETLKPVRLTNAECGFEYRKSIFNSSSAARFVICEVTYGLRVGGKPKIIYKELIERFRGREPSLTEVREAVLAIRKAKSMVIDPADPNSRSVGSFFKNPIVPKAIFEKIARNSPSEVPFFPLRDGFVKIPAAWLIEAAGVGKGFVLGNAGVSENHSLAIVNRGGATTSEIISLKQLIQSKVLERFGIELMPEPVLVGFNMQV, encoded by the coding sequence ATCGAAATTCAGGAAAATGTCTCACTTGCGCCATTTACGACACTAGGTGTTGGCGGGCCCGCAAAGTACTTTGTTGAAGCTGAGACTGAAACCGCGCTTGTCTCGGCCCTTTCGTTTGCAAAGGAACGCGAACTTTCGGTGTTTATTCTGGGCGGCGGGAGCAATGTACTGGTCGCCGACGAAGGTTTCGACGGCATCGTCATCCACATCCGCATCGACAGGTCTGAGTTCCGGCAGACTGCCGCTGCTTACCCTAACGAATCGGACCGTACGAACAGCATACGAACCATCAGGGCCGGCGCAGGCGAGAATTGGGACGACTTTGTAAGATCGTGCGTCGAAAACGATCTTGCAGGTGTCGAATGCCTCAGCGGGATCCCCGGATATATCGGCGGAACGCCGGTGCAAAATGTTGGTGCCTACGGGCAAGAGGTTTCGGAAACGATAGTGGAAGTTCATTGCGTTGACCGCGAAACATTGAAACCCGTCCGATTAACGAATGCCGAGTGTGGTTTTGAATACCGGAAGAGCATCTTCAATTCATCATCCGCTGCCCGTTTCGTCATATGCGAAGTTACTTACGGACTTCGAGTCGGCGGGAAGCCGAAGATCATCTATAAGGAGCTGATCGAACGGTTTCGTGGCCGAGAGCCATCGCTTACTGAGGTTCGCGAGGCGGTATTGGCGATCCGCAAAGCCAAATCGATGGTCATCGATCCGGCCGATCCGAACTCGCGAAGCGTTGGTTCGTTCTTCAAGAATCCGATAGTTCCGAAGGCAATATTTGAGAAAATAGCCAGGAACTCGCCCAGCGAAGTCCCGTTTTTCCCGTTACGCGATGGTTTTGTAAAGATCCCGGCTGCCTGGTTGATCGAGGCAGCAGGCGTCGGAAAGGGCTTTGTCCTGGGCAACGCCGGTGTATCTGAAAACCACTCGCTGGCCATCGTAAATCGCGGCGGCGCGACGACGTCTGAAATAATATCTTTGAAACAATTGATCCAATCAAAAGTCTTGGAGCGTTTCGGGATCGAGTTAATGCCCGAACCGGTCTTGGTTGGGTTTAATATGCAAGTTTGA
- a CDS encoding tetratricopeptide repeat protein produces the protein MKSRLRIRKSSLTLSAAMSVLIFVSLVAAQELVPVRDLTGASSVFIFRGVSKSVSKRFVTQSRAKRSVQQRADSARRVNTQFTKLAKIEPRRARVASVNPDDPKLKKIATMPKEEASKLFAGVGEYHMDRNAYDSAIDFFREAFTMDPSNPVAKAGLSEALALKGNELLARNSTAIAKRFFEEALSYNPRNSPAFFGLAEVLSDSGNEAEALVNYEKALEYDGDLTEIYIPLGILYYQQNNLAKSDELLSKAIGIDANDAQAQHFLGLIRLQQGRNEEAAAAFGRAKTADPGHAEAFYYSGEAMTRLGNREAAIEDFRKAIAIRENYFEAWYGLGTALFESENYAEAVKAFERAKRLRNDNAEVVANLGDAYRLSDDPALASNRYNLAESNYNLAALFLERRPDFATNTEIRQLTADIYARIAFAIGKQCEINIREAKACKWDVAIKALARGAEISKSDMDFANLGWAFYNAGRADLAFNRQPEGRANLEKARDSLIRSIDANPNFLDVPLTNLGKVYSELGDHRNSIATFKKVVDRDPRSVSALNDLGVAYLKAGNFKDAVSQLKKAVDRDDKFADGYLNLGLAEFKNGNLDAARKAHARLRAIGRPDLATMLEKLTGGAVKG, from the coding sequence ATGAAAAGTCGATTGCGAATTAGAAAGAGTTCATTAACGCTTAGTGCTGCGATGTCGGTACTGATCTTTGTGTCGCTTGTTGCGGCACAAGAGTTGGTTCCCGTCCGTGACCTCACGGGAGCAAGCAGTGTTTTCATTTTTCGCGGTGTTTCGAAATCGGTTTCGAAGCGATTTGTAACCCAATCCCGTGCAAAGCGCTCGGTCCAGCAGAGAGCTGATAGTGCCAGAAGGGTAAACACACAGTTCACCAAGCTTGCGAAGATCGAGCCTAGGCGAGCACGTGTTGCCTCTGTCAACCCCGACGATCCCAAACTCAAGAAAATCGCTACGATGCCGAAAGAAGAGGCCTCAAAGCTTTTTGCAGGTGTCGGAGAATATCACATGGATCGCAACGCATATGACAGCGCCATCGATTTTTTCCGCGAAGCATTTACGATGGATCCATCGAATCCCGTTGCTAAGGCCGGACTCAGCGAAGCGTTAGCACTAAAAGGTAACGAACTACTTGCCAGAAACAGTACCGCGATCGCAAAGAGATTTTTCGAAGAGGCCTTGTCCTACAATCCGAGAAATTCGCCCGCGTTTTTTGGCCTTGCCGAAGTACTTTCTGACAGCGGAAACGAAGCTGAGGCACTTGTGAATTATGAAAAGGCTCTCGAGTACGACGGCGATCTTACCGAGATATACATTCCTTTGGGCATTCTTTACTATCAGCAGAACAATCTTGCGAAATCGGACGAATTATTGTCAAAGGCGATCGGCATAGACGCGAACGATGCCCAGGCACAGCATTTTCTCGGGTTGATCAGGCTTCAGCAGGGCCGTAACGAGGAAGCTGCGGCGGCATTCGGCCGGGCAAAGACGGCCGATCCGGGGCACGCAGAAGCGTTCTATTACTCCGGCGAAGCGATGACCCGCCTTGGTAATCGTGAAGCTGCGATCGAAGATTTTCGAAAGGCGATCGCGATCCGAGAAAACTACTTCGAGGCGTGGTACGGCCTTGGTACCGCACTTTTCGAATCAGAGAATTATGCGGAAGCGGTCAAAGCATTTGAACGGGCAAAGCGCCTGCGTAACGATAACGCAGAGGTCGTCGCAAACCTCGGCGACGCATATCGGCTGTCAGATGACCCGGCGTTAGCCTCAAATAGATATAACCTCGCTGAGAGCAATTACAATCTTGCTGCACTCTTTCTTGAGCGCCGTCCGGACTTTGCGACCAATACTGAGATTCGGCAGTTGACGGCTGATATTTACGCCCGAATTGCTTTTGCGATCGGCAAACAGTGCGAGATAAACATTCGAGAGGCAAAGGCCTGCAAATGGGATGTCGCTATCAAGGCACTGGCCCGTGGTGCAGAGATAAGCAAGAGCGACATGGATTTCGCAAATCTCGGTTGGGCCTTTTACAACGCCGGCCGGGCTGATCTGGCATTCAATCGCCAGCCTGAGGGCCGCGCGAATCTCGAAAAGGCACGTGACAGCCTGATCAGATCGATCGATGCAAATCCGAATTTTCTGGATGTGCCGCTTACGAATCTGGGCAAGGTGTACAGCGAATTGGGTGACCATCGAAACTCGATAGCGACCTTCAAGAAGGTTGTCGACAGAGACCCGAGGTCGGTTTCGGCGCTCAATGACCTGGGTGTTGCTTACTTAAAGGCCGGCAATTTTAAGGACGCGGTATCGCAGCTTAAGAAAGCGGTTGACCGTGACGATAAATTTGCGGATGGTTACCTGAATCTCGGACTTGCCGAATTCAAGAATGGCAACCTCGACGCTGCCCGAAAGGCCCATGCAAGGTTGAGGGCCATCGGGCGTCCTGACCTCGCAACCATGCTCGAAAAATTGACCGGCGGGGCGGTGAAAGGGTAA
- a CDS encoding class I SAM-dependent methyltransferase encodes MSDFDHMVGSLDLALFEKIESQSTEDDKRSLLAIQSAVRELDPEYVYLEIGSYLGGSIQPFLLDDRCKEIISIDKRPTKQPDARGFDYTYLNNSTERMMENLRSVSGEGIAKIIAIDGSTADIDPARIERPVKLCFIDGEHTDTAVVRDFEFCRRVLDPKGGAIVFHDSQITYNGIAQCVKQLEDDGVDFRAYNLPHILFVIEIGDLPIHAHPSIFERLVNNHRGYLFSLQDNDKFRRFATKYPFRAVRNMIARVKRGNVSQ; translated from the coding sequence ATGAGCGATTTTGATCATATGGTCGGTTCTCTGGATCTTGCCCTTTTCGAGAAGATCGAAAGCCAATCGACCGAGGACGATAAGCGTTCGCTTTTGGCAATTCAATCTGCGGTGCGCGAACTCGATCCCGAATACGTTTACCTTGAGATCGGTTCGTATCTCGGCGGCAGTATCCAGCCGTTTTTGCTCGACGATCGCTGCAAAGAGATCATTTCGATAGACAAGCGTCCGACGAAGCAGCCCGACGCGCGCGGCTTCGATTACACGTATTTGAACAATTCGACCGAGCGTATGATGGAGAATCTGCGATCAGTGTCGGGCGAAGGGATCGCGAAGATCATTGCGATCGACGGGAGCACGGCGGATATCGATCCGGCCCGGATCGAACGTCCGGTCAAGCTTTGTTTCATAGATGGCGAGCATACCGATACCGCGGTCGTTCGTGATTTTGAGTTTTGCAGACGGGTACTTGATCCGAAGGGCGGCGCCATCGTTTTTCATGATTCGCAGATAACCTATAACGGCATTGCACAATGTGTGAAACAACTCGAAGACGACGGAGTCGATTTTCGAGCATACAATCTCCCCCACATCCTATTTGTCATCGAGATCGGCGATCTTCCGATACATGCTCATCCATCGATCTTCGAAAGGCTTGTGAACAATCATCGAGGTTATCTGTTCTCGCTGCAGGACAATGATAAATTTCGCCGATTTGCGACAAAATATCCGTTTCGTGCGGTCAGGAACATGATCGCCAGGGTTAAAAGGGGCAACGTCAGCCAGTAG
- a CDS encoding FkbM family methyltransferase produces MAPVQKDNSRSGGPRAAIDRAWLRLVRAYTFNTPISRGRHRAYLFAMRFSRHLPTGEVVSTHDGRKLYADLTTGMQTTVFFLGEYEKAITEIVVKLAQAGKCRSFLDVGANFGWYTTLFQRLTANLGEVHSFEPVPPIFANLKKNFELMGSPANVHINNLALGDERKEITINLFSGLSTGHASISNHGRDDAVPHVAQMNTLDNYLAENAVGEIDFVKVDIEGAEMSFLNGATTLFKQKVPPLFLMEMALNQTRDFGYEPNALIDRVNQNGDYKFFWIDEIAGKLVPFEHFPDGHIGANVICIPDRGRDSVMDAAQLLLR; encoded by the coding sequence GTGGCTCCAGTACAGAAAGATAACAGCAGATCCGGCGGCCCGCGTGCCGCTATTGACCGGGCGTGGCTTCGGCTCGTTCGTGCCTACACGTTCAACACGCCGATCTCGAGGGGCCGCCACCGAGCCTATCTCTTTGCAATGCGGTTCTCTCGACACTTGCCTACCGGCGAGGTCGTTTCCACCCATGACGGCCGAAAGCTCTATGCCGACCTGACGACCGGAATGCAGACGACCGTGTTTTTTCTGGGCGAATACGAAAAGGCGATCACGGAAATTGTGGTTAAGCTTGCGCAGGCAGGTAAATGCCGATCGTTTCTTGATGTCGGGGCGAATTTCGGTTGGTACACTACATTGTTCCAACGATTGACCGCGAATTTAGGCGAAGTGCACTCATTCGAGCCTGTGCCACCGATATTTGCGAATCTGAAAAAGAACTTCGAATTGATGGGAAGCCCGGCGAACGTACACATCAACAATCTTGCCCTTGGCGACGAGAGAAAAGAGATAACGATAAATCTTTTCAGCGGATTGTCGACCGGCCATGCTTCGATATCGAACCATGGCCGCGACGACGCTGTGCCGCATGTGGCACAAATGAACACGTTGGACAATTATCTGGCTGAAAATGCGGTCGGTGAGATCGACTTTGTAAAGGTCGATATCGAGGGTGCCGAGATGTCGTTCCTGAACGGGGCGACGACGCTGTTCAAGCAAAAAGTGCCGCCATTATTCTTAATGGAGATGGCATTGAATCAGACTCGCGATTTTGGATACGAGCCTAACGCGCTGATCGATCGTGTAAATCAAAACGGCGATTATAAGTTCTTTTGGATCGACGAGATCGCCGGGAAACTTGTTCCTTTTGAGCACTTTCCTGATGGCCACATTGGTGCGAACGTGATCTGTATTCCCGACCGAGGCAGGGATAGTGTGATGGATGCGGCGCAGCTGTTACTTCGTTGA
- a CDS encoding elongation factor G, whose protein sequence is MKAFATENIRNLAVIGHGDAGKTQLVSSLLHIAGATTRWGKVDEGTTVTDYEDDSIERKISLNNNFAHLEYKDTKINLIDTPGYAAFVSHARPALRVADCALVVVDGVHGIEVQTEKTWSYANEFLLPRFMVINKLDKEHSDFGHALETASSSFARSIVPFTLPIGSEANFKGVVDVVHQKAYEFDERGVAKEIPLPEAGRDVFERTRERLIELVAESDDALMEKYFNDGTLPEEDIYPNLAKAIAKSKLCPVYAVSSTNLVGLQILLDHIVEFAPNPATHEAEYGFADNDMTGERVSRKYSNDEPFSAYVFRTIADPFAGRINVMKVVSGKVASDATVLNSTRDMQERLGALHVISGKVLDKVPEAATGDIIAVVKLKDTQTGDTLCEKSKPIVYPKVEYPEAAIAFAIEPKSRADEDKISAALHKILEEDPSLHFDRDAQTKEFILSGSGQLHIETVVKKLADRYHVEVALHPPKVPYKETITVSAEVQGRHKKQSGGRGQFGDCKVIFEPLERGGGFEWVDKIFGGAVPQNFRPAIEKGIIEAAAGGAVAGYPLVDFKVTLIDGSYHTVDSDEHSFRAAGRKAFRAAMEKARPTLLEPIMDVEVFTPQEVSGDIMGDLNSRRGRVGGMEMRGKQQVIKAKVPLSEMLDYQSKLNSVTQARGSYHMQFSHYDPLPGNLAQKVIDEAVAAGRVRAHEDED, encoded by the coding sequence ATGAAAGCATTTGCAACTGAGAATATCAGGAACCTGGCTGTCATTGGACACGGCGACGCGGGTAAAACCCAGCTCGTCTCGAGTCTTTTGCACATCGCCGGAGCCACTACTCGATGGGGTAAGGTAGACGAAGGCACTACTGTTACCGATTACGAAGATGATTCGATCGAACGAAAGATCTCGCTCAACAACAATTTTGCCCACCTCGAGTATAAGGACACAAAGATAAATTTGATCGACACGCCTGGTTATGCGGCGTTCGTGTCGCACGCCCGCCCCGCGCTTCGTGTAGCCGATTGCGCATTGGTGGTGGTCGATGGCGTCCACGGGATCGAGGTACAAACCGAAAAAACATGGTCGTATGCCAATGAGTTCCTGCTTCCACGGTTCATGGTGATAAACAAGCTCGATAAAGAGCACTCCGATTTTGGGCACGCGTTAGAGACCGCCTCGTCCAGTTTCGCGCGTTCGATAGTTCCGTTCACACTGCCGATCGGCAGCGAAGCAAATTTCAAAGGAGTTGTCGACGTTGTTCATCAAAAGGCCTACGAATTTGACGAGCGCGGCGTGGCAAAGGAGATACCGCTTCCTGAGGCCGGCCGCGACGTCTTTGAGCGCACGCGAGAACGCCTTATTGAGTTGGTTGCCGAATCAGACGACGCTCTGATGGAAAAGTACTTTAATGACGGCACACTCCCTGAGGAAGATATCTATCCGAACCTTGCAAAAGCGATCGCGAAAAGCAAACTTTGCCCTGTTTACGCGGTCTCATCGACAAACCTTGTCGGGCTCCAGATCCTGCTCGACCACATTGTCGAGTTTGCCCCAAATCCTGCTACGCATGAAGCTGAATATGGATTTGCCGACAATGATATGACGGGCGAACGGGTCTCTCGAAAATACTCCAATGACGAACCATTTTCGGCGTATGTATTTCGTACGATCGCCGACCCGTTCGCGGGCCGAATAAATGTGATGAAGGTCGTCAGCGGCAAAGTTGCTTCGGACGCAACGGTCCTGAATTCGACCCGAGACATGCAGGAAAGGCTTGGAGCATTGCACGTTATCTCGGGCAAGGTCCTCGACAAGGTGCCGGAGGCGGCGACGGGCGACATTATAGCTGTCGTTAAGCTCAAAGATACGCAGACCGGTGACACGCTTTGCGAAAAGTCGAAACCGATCGTCTATCCAAAGGTCGAGTACCCCGAGGCCGCTATCGCCTTTGCCATCGAACCGAAATCCAGGGCAGACGAAGACAAGATATCCGCGGCTCTTCACAAGATCCTTGAAGAAGATCCGTCATTGCATTTCGATCGGGACGCACAAACCAAAGAATTCATACTTTCGGGTTCAGGCCAGCTTCACATCGAGACGGTCGTCAAGAAACTCGCCGATCGTTACCATGTCGAGGTCGCGCTGCATCCGCCGAAAGTTCCATACAAAGAGACCATCACCGTCTCGGCCGAGGTTCAGGGCCGCCATAAGAAACAATCTGGCGGCCGCGGCCAGTTTGGCGATTGTAAGGTCATCTTCGAGCCGCTCGAGCGGGGCGGAGGTTTTGAATGGGTCGATAAGATCTTCGGCGGTGCGGTTCCGCAAAACTTCCGGCCGGCGATCGAAAAGGGCATTATCGAAGCCGCCGCCGGCGGAGCCGTTGCGGGCTATCCGTTGGTCGATTTTAAGGTCACGCTCATCGACGGCAGTTATCATACGGTCGACTCCGACGAGCATTCTTTCCGTGCGGCGGGCCGAAAGGCATTCAGGGCGGCGATGGAAAAGGCCAGGCCGACGCTCCTCGAACCGATAATGGACGTCGAGGTCTTTACGCCCCAGGAGGTTTCAGGCGACATAATGGGTGACCTGAACAGCCGCCGCGGACGAGTCGGTGGGATGGAGATGCGGGGCAAACAGCAGGTAATAAAGGCAAAGGTGCCGCTATCTGAAATGCTCGACTACCAATCGAAGCTCAATAGCGTCACGCAGGCTCGCGGGTCGTACCATATGCAGTTTTCTCATTACGATCCGCTTCCCGGAAATCTTGCTCAGAAAGTGATCGACGAAGCTGTTGCCGCTGGGCGCGTGCGAGCGCACGAGGACGAAGACTAG
- the bla gene encoding class A beta-lactamase produces MADRILILVALAAVIASCAARSGPVAANNAGIQATPIPTAEKKPDQTLSKRFGSIAEEAKGKVGVYALVLETGEFAVLNPTERFAMQSVVKVPISMAVMKMVADGKLTLDTRIKIEKEEFVPAGMHSPIRDKIPNGGELTIGELIESAVSVSDGTASDVLQRVAGGAKGVQAFIDQLGVSGMKIRHTHKEFAADWDLQYENSITAESAVRLLQKLWDEKPAASPGDDQKELILLNHMYRTPTGPNRLKGLLPPGTPVAHKTGTGRKRNGITSATNDVGIITLPNGDHLFIAVLVGDSAMDEKTREAVIAKIARSAWDTWSVRKEDQRVQL; encoded by the coding sequence ATGGCAGATCGGATATTGATCCTCGTCGCACTTGCAGCGGTCATCGCATCGTGTGCCGCGCGTTCCGGTCCAGTGGCTGCGAACAACGCCGGAATTCAAGCGACCCCTATTCCCACAGCAGAAAAGAAACCGGATCAGACACTGTCGAAACGATTCGGTTCGATCGCCGAAGAAGCAAAAGGGAAGGTCGGCGTTTACGCCCTTGTGCTTGAGACAGGTGAATTTGCCGTGCTCAACCCGACCGAGCGTTTTGCGATGCAGAGTGTGGTGAAGGTTCCGATCTCGATGGCAGTGATGAAGATGGTCGCGGACGGCAAGCTGACGCTCGACACCAGGATCAAGATCGAAAAAGAGGAATTTGTCCCTGCGGGAATGCATTCACCGATCCGCGACAAGATTCCGAATGGCGGCGAGCTGACGATCGGCGAATTGATCGAATCGGCAGTTTCCGTTAGCGACGGCACGGCGAGCGATGTGCTTCAGCGGGTGGCCGGCGGGGCGAAAGGCGTTCAGGCATTTATTGACCAACTCGGTGTTTCAGGGATGAAAATAAGGCACACGCACAAGGAATTTGCGGCCGATTGGGATCTGCAGTACGAGAATTCAATAACCGCGGAATCTGCCGTACGTTTACTACAGAAACTCTGGGACGAAAAGCCGGCAGCTTCGCCGGGGGACGATCAGAAGGAATTGATCCTCCTGAACCATATGTACCGAACACCGACCGGGCCGAATCGTTTGAAAGGCCTGCTTCCGCCGGGAACGCCCGTGGCTCATAAGACAGGCACCGGCCGCAAGCGGAACGGTATAACGTCAGCGACCAATGACGTCGGCATAATTACGTTGCCGAATGGCGATCATCTTTTCATCGCTGTACTTGTGGGCGATTCGGCAATGGACGAAAAAACACGTGAAGCCGTTATTGCGAAGATCGCCCGGTCCGCCTGGGACACATGGAGCGTCCGAAAGGAAGATCAGCGGGTCCAATTGTAG
- a CDS encoding SMP-30/gluconolactonase/LRE family protein, whose protein sequence is MENSVTIRSVTPSFAIAGGEIEVATEGFSAIHGEFGCYIGALPARVVAASSRRVLAIVPEGVAGEAGVELENRQGRSNTVTINVGRTIAEEMHIVANPAIDPRDGSVIITRSGSRGQKLEHTLYRIEPDGYVDELPAEIMNPTGIAFSPNGEMYVTNRAEGTVCRIDHGEGVAVYASGLGIATGIAFDAEGVMYVGDRSGTIYRIREFGRVSEFAEVEPSVAAYHLAFGPDGRLFVTAPGLSSHDCIYAIDADGKVERFIRGFGRPQGLAFDIDGNLYAAACYKGRHGIVKIDPAGIAAETVVAGNAMVGLCFDRDGNMIVATNDTLFSLEMGINGALKV, encoded by the coding sequence ATGGAAAATTCTGTAACGATCAGATCGGTAACCCCGAGTTTTGCGATCGCCGGAGGCGAGATCGAGGTTGCGACCGAAGGCTTTTCCGCGATACACGGCGAATTTGGATGCTATATCGGTGCATTACCGGCCCGCGTCGTCGCGGCATCGTCGCGACGTGTTCTGGCGATCGTACCCGAAGGGGTCGCGGGCGAGGCTGGCGTTGAGCTCGAGAATCGTCAAGGCCGAAGCAATACGGTAACGATCAATGTTGGACGGACGATCGCCGAAGAAATGCATATCGTGGCAAATCCGGCAATAGATCCGCGCGACGGCTCGGTGATCATCACACGCTCGGGCTCGCGCGGGCAAAAGCTCGAACACACGCTCTACCGGATCGAGCCGGACGGTTACGTTGACGAACTGCCCGCCGAAATAATGAACCCGACCGGCATCGCGTTCTCGCCGAATGGCGAAATGTACGTCACGAATCGGGCTGAAGGAACCGTTTGCCGCATCGATCACGGGGAAGGCGTCGCTGTCTACGCCTCGGGGCTTGGCATCGCCACCGGCATCGCATTCGATGCCGAAGGCGTGATGTACGTCGGCGACCGGAGCGGAACGATCTATCGGATACGCGAATTTGGCCGCGTTTCAGAATTTGCAGAGGTCGAACCTTCGGTCGCGGCCTATCATTTGGCATTTGGCCCGGACGGACGGCTTTTCGTTACGGCACCCGGACTCTCGAGCCACGATTGCATATACGCGATCGACGCCGATGGAAAGGTAGAACGGTTCATCCGCGGTTTCGGCAGGCCGCAGGGGTTGGCCTTCGACATCGACGGGAACCTTTATGCGGCGGCTTGTTACAAAGGTCGGCACGGCATCGTCAAGATCGATCCGGCCGGGATCGCTGCCGAAACGGTCGTTGCCGGAAACGCGATGGTCGGGCTTTGTTTCGATCGCGACGGCAATATGATCGTCGCTACGAACGACACGCTTTTTTCTCTCGAGATGGGAATTAACGGAGCTCTGAAAGTTTAG
- a CDS encoding type IV pilus twitching motility protein PilT: MLNRIDDLLRMAMSFGASDLHLRAGSTPVIRINGELRPLEGVSKMNQDETLEMAFSMMSNRQKQHFKDVFEVDIGYGVSGLGRFRVNIFQQRNSIGIVARVISDHIKTFSELGLPPILASISEEMRGLILVTGTTGSGKSTTLSAIVDHINTKRNCHIVTIEDPIEFLHKDKESFITQREVDVDTRSFAEALRGSLRQDPDVILVGEMRDLETIETALVAAETGHLVLSTLHTLDAQETLTRIISAFPPYQQKAIRIQLAGLLKAVISQRLMKAADGRSRVPAVEVLISTPLIRDYILNEEKTSSIRDAIAAGTSQYGMQTFDQSLFYLYSSGLIGLEEALRGSTNPDEFRLRLAGIQNTSTLAKEEMEKISGVGNISSLITRS, from the coding sequence ATGCTGAATAGAATAGACGATCTTCTGCGCATGGCGATGAGCTTCGGTGCATCGGATCTGCATCTACGTGCCGGCTCGACACCCGTGATCCGCATCAACGGCGAACTTCGGCCGCTCGAAGGTGTTTCGAAGATGAACCAGGACGAGACGCTCGAGATGGCATTCTCGATGATGTCGAACCGCCAGAAACAGCATTTTAAGGACGTTTTTGAGGTAGATATCGGTTACGGCGTATCGGGCCTTGGGCGTTTTCGCGTGAATATCTTTCAGCAACGCAATTCGATCGGCATCGTTGCCCGTGTAATTTCAGACCACATCAAAACGTTTTCCGAACTCGGCCTGCCGCCGATCCTGGCCTCGATATCCGAAGAGATGCGCGGCCTCATCCTCGTGACCGGAACTACCGGCTCGGGTAAATCAACAACTCTTTCGGCGATCGTCGACCATATAAACACCAAGCGGAACTGCCACATAGTCACGATCGAAGACCCGATCGAATTTCTTCACAAGGACAAAGAATCGTTCATCACACAACGCGAAGTGGATGTCGATACGCGTTCGTTTGCCGAAGCTCTTCGCGGTTCTCTCCGTCAGGATCCGGACGTGATCCTCGTCGGCGAAATGCGCGATCTAGAGACGATAGAGACCGCGTTGGTTGCCGCAGAGACCGGACATTTGGTCCTTTCGACGCTTCATACGCTTGACGCACAAGAAACGCTGACGCGCATCATTTCGGCCTTTCCGCCCTACCAGCAAAAGGCGATCAGGATACAGCTTGCCGGATTGCTCAAGGCCGTAATTTCTCAGCGACTGATGAAGGCCGCCGACGGCCGTTCACGCGTCCCGGCGGTCGAGGTCCTGATTTCGACACCGCTTATACGCGACTACATCCTTAACGAAGAAAAGACCTCGTCGATACGCGATGCGATCGCGGCGGGCACGTCGCAGTACGGAATGCAGACATTTGACCAATCGCTGTTTTACCTTTATTCATCCGGGCTTATCGGGCTCGAAGAGGCTCTTCGGGGTTCGACCAACCCGGACGAGTTCCGGCTTCGCCTTGCGGGCATCCAAAATACCTCGACCCTTGCCAAAGAAGAGATGGAAAAGATCAGCGGCGTTGGCAACATAAGCAGCCTAATTACAAGGAGTTAG